From the Cardiocondyla obscurior isolate alpha-2009 linkage group LG08, Cobs3.1, whole genome shotgun sequence genome, the window TTGCTAAATTCGCGGAGCAGATGAACAAAGTACACGACCTTAGTCGCCAGCTCACTAGGTGCCATTCACTTCTCAATCAAACCCTCGAGAGCCTCGAAACGCTTAACAATCTATTGCCGGTAGAAGAGAGGCTCGAACCCTTTGTTTGGACCACAggttaaaaatatctaaacaatagaaaaaaaaaaaaaacttgatattTTACGCATTCTATAAAATGTTGGCCTTCTCGCAAAGGAATCTTTATTAAGAAATGCTAATAACTTAtaggaaattatttaactttataagactttaatttaatttaattaattttattgtaaagttttattattttcttcacgTTCAATCTTCGTCTAACACAATCGTAATGCAACACAAtcgggaaaaataaattcaaaaaaaaaaaaaaaaaaatcaaatatatgcTTTATTGAAACgcaatttattgtttttgtacTAATTAAACATACCCTAGcagcttttattaattaatcgttgaGACTTCAATTGTCTGTAAGCTGCAATAACTTCATTCTGTcgtttctctaatttttttctctcaatttcagataaatattTCCTCTTTCGCGATCGATTAATTACATTTGAACCAGAAGAAACATCTTTAGAACCTTCCAACAACGAATTAAGCAATAGATTCCTTGGCTTTCTATTTCCATCCATttctttcgatttaattttcaatctgGGAGGTTCGTGGGCAACTTCGCCAAAGACAACTTTGTCTTGAAACCTTTCAAATTCATCACAATTTTCCTGTTTCCTTTCCTTCTTTATGCGCTGCTTCAATTTTTGCTTATCGTATTTCGTCAAAGCTGTCGAGCCTtcagttattttctttttcttaccaATATTCTTATGCTTGGCTTGTAATATTTCCACGTCATCCTTTTCACGTTTGCATTTTGTTAGACCTTGAATTCTACCAGTATTCGAGTCTCTT encodes:
- the LOC139105225 gene encoding coiled-coil domain-containing protein 137; the encoded protein is MGRKIPGKKHRGVKDPDKQRVKRLAELELCTNTAPKNPDEQAIPKSLERVIKLKEAAKNSRNTLKKKRKKKNALICVGLQDHKLKHPKAKPEKVTPVFQQRPGESGRQFMHRVTKDTHNFLKEIEFEKKYGVQVERDSNTGRIQGLTKCKREKDDVEILQAKHKNIGKKKKITEGSTALTKYDKQKLKQRIKKERKQENCDEFERFQDKVVFGEVAHEPPRLKIKSKEMDGNRKPRNLLLNSLLEGSKDVSSGSNVINRSRKRKYLSEIERKKLEKRQNEVIAAYRQLKSQRLINKSC